ttcccttctccagccctgtatctcgtCCACCAATCAAcgtcctagctctttacttcaccccgctcctcctctcccggtttcacctaacaCTTGCCTCCTTGTACGTCTTCCTCTCCTCTCTGCACTTTCTTAGTctgactccttcccccttccttcctagTGCTGGtgacgggtctcggcctgaaatagcgactgcttactcttttccaaagatgctgcctgacctgctgagctcctccagcactttgtgtgtgttgctctagatttccagcatctgcagaatctcttgggtttaaTGACCATCAAACTAGATAACAGCAAAGAGTGGAAAACATCCCACACAATAATGGCTCCAACATCGTATTTAAGCTTCTAGTTCGACAATATTCTGATTGGATGAGATTCCACCATCACAGACAGTCTATATTGTAGAAGAAACGAGTCCGGATTCCGAGGAAGTGGACACCGATCGCTTATAATGTGCTTTTGCATGTTGACTAATAAGTCCTTTATCTGCCAAGAGGTTGAGTAAGTTCCTCCGGAATTTGAGCCCAATGAAGCCGTATAAGATTGGATTAATGCAGCAATGCAGAAATCCCAGAATCCGAGTCACGGACAGAGCCCGGTCGATGTGATTGCGCCTGTCACAAGTCTCGGCGATGAGCTTGCTTCTCATCAGAGTGTCGACAAACACGGTGATATTGTGGGGCAGCCAACAAATGAGAAATGCAAGCACCACGGCGATAATGACCTTCATGGCTTTCTGCTTCTGGAAACCCTTTGTCTGACACAGTCTGCGGATGGTGACActgtagcagaagaccatgacaCCCAGTGGAATGAGGAACCCAATGACATGACgtaagaacctggtggtgtttttCCAGGTTGTGATGGATTCACCCTCGAGTAACTCATAACACAGGACTCTTCCATCGTAGACGAACTTGCCCTTGTAGAGGATGGGTAAAGACAAGAGAACAGCCAGCACCCACACAACAGCACAGACCAGTTTGATCAGGACCGGCCGCTTCTGCCTGTGGGACTGGGCAGAGTGGACGATGGCGAGGTAACGGTCAACACTGATGCAGGCCAGAAACAGGATGCCACTGTAAAAGTTCACCTCCTGGAGCATGCTGACAACCTTACACATGGCATCGTCAAACACCCACCCAGACATGGCATCCACTGCCCAgaagggcagagaaatggcaaagaGCAGGTCAGCCGTGGCAAGGTGGAGCAGGTAGACGTCTGTCGATGATGTTGAGCGCCGATTGTGTAGAATGACGATCATCACCACCAGGTTCCCCATCACGGCGAGGAAACACACCAGGCTGTAGACAACGGCCAATGTGAGATTGACCCAGTTTCCAAAATTTACAGGGTGGCAAGGACTGGAGTTCTGATCAGTGAGTACATATTCTGGATATGTGTAATTGTCAAACATATCCCCAAAGTCTACATCATCGAGATCATAGTTCAGGACAGCCatccctgaaagaaacagagaaatacatcataaatacaagagattctggagatgctggatatcttaggcaacacacacaaaatgattgaggaactcaataagtcaggcagcatctatggaggggaatatccagtcaatgatttgggctgagcctttcatcaggactggcaagaAAGGGGGCTGAAGACAGGAAAAGGTAGGTGGGGGAtaggggagatgaagtaagaagctgaggggTGAGAGTTGGAAGGGGTAAGGAGCTGAAAAAGAAGTCAGgtatctgataagagaggagagaggggagagagggaaagaggaggatcacccatgggaggtgatgggcaggcgaggagaagagaagaggtgagaggggagctAGAACGGGGAATGGAAAGACAGAGATAGGAGTGGGGGATAAATTAGTGAAATCAATGCTtttgttccagttgctaccatctgggaaatggtaccgcagcataaaagccaggaccaacaggacagcttcttccaccaggccattacaCTGCTTAACTTAtgttgacacaactgtatttctgtgtgatattgactatcctgttgtacatactatttattataaatgaacaTAAATTGCACATCGCACATTTGGATGgaaacgtaacgtaaagatttttactgctcatgtatatgaaggacgtaagtagtaaagtcaattcaattcaattgtgcTATCAGGTTGGCAGTTACCCAAATAGACTGAGAGCTGTTGGTCCTCCAACTAGAAAGGGTAAGAAGGTGGCATGACTGTGGAGAGGTTAGCAgagcactttacagtaccagccacCCAGGTTCAATTCATGCCTCTTCCTATCAGGAGATTGTATGCTCTCTGCTTGACcgagtggatttcctctgggtgctccagttatctctcacagtccaaagacgttctGATtggcaggttagttggtcattgtaaattttcccatgattgggctgggattaaattgaCGGGTTGCTGGGTGACACGGCTTGAAGGGTCTATTCCGagctgaatctcaataaataaatcaataaataaacttgTCTTATCTTGGTCATCAAGGAGGTTGTGGatggacatgtcggaatggggacGGGAAGTCAatttgaaatgggtagccactgggaaattctgccttGCGATGCTGCAATtgacattgggtctcactgatgtaggggAGACCAGACCAAGAGCACTGGTTACAGTCGATGACCCTGACAGCCTCGTAGGTGAGGCTTGATTTGTTACATGAGCATCTAACCATACGGTGAAATGTGTTGATTTGTCTCAGTGACCAACACAGACCAAAAACAAGTTGGGGACAGCCTGCAATTATCATCGTGATTCatgtgccaacgtagcatgcccacaagtcactatCCCTTACCCGTGtgccttcggaatgtgggaggaaaccagaacacctggaggaaaccttcacagacacagggagaatgaacaaaAGCAGTGGCAAGAATCGAACTCAAatcagtgattgctggtgctgtaaagtgattgtgctaaccactgcactatacggaacttgctgaggtgtgttggtcaggggACAAGATAAAACAGATAACAAGAACTTTCAAAAttcaacaacattgtgggccgaagggcctgtttctgatgtactgttctatgttctaaatgaataccagcatgtatttacaatgtaaacagcattataaaatcaTTACACCTGAAAAATGTGTCATTGATATTCAGAGAAACTCTTTCACaaatatatacaaaatgctgaagaggtCTGTCAATAAGTGAGATGATTAAAATCTGCTTACCTCCACGACAGGACTTTGATGTTTCCAACTTGCCGGTGTGAGGGTTAACTTGTTCCTTTCCTCATCTAACAGGTAAGACACACACTGAGCCTTTGACGAGGTTCGTTTACATGAATGTGTCAATCGAATAACAATGACCATCTGGAAATTGGAGAGGTGTTGTAAGAAATGTAGAAATGTGTCTACCTACGGGAAGAAGAGTGGCAAATCCCACAGACTGGAAACTGCAAGAGCATGCGTCATCTGTATGGGTGAAATCAGGTTGTGACAGAACCAACCCAGTTTTCAACATTATCTCTGCTTCCTGTCGTGTTCTTGTTGAATCGGGGTCATTGGTCAGAACTGTTCAAATGCAAGTTGTTTTCTTATCAGAGAAGCAAATACCCAGGGTGGAGCTGCCGGACCAGCACAGTACATCACAAACATAACCACTCAAGATAACAAACTTAAAATTATGTTCTTCATACATAAATTACATGTGCACAAAATAACCAACAAAGTAAATGACAAGTCTGgataaggttcttgattagtaaggccatcacatgttatggggagaagacgggagaatggggctgagagggatagtatgatgatggaatggtggaggagaatcgatgggccagatgacctagtTCTACTCCCATGTTGTAGAGCCTTCTGGACCTATGATCcaccaagacctgtgtggatgagcatGTGTCTTCACATacataccagacatacccaaaccaaaagccacagatgaaccaggagattcgtagACTATCAAAAGCTAGGTATGCGTAATTCAAGACAGGTTATCCAGAATgacacaagaagtccaggtaaggtctatggaaggctattttaaaaaagcatttcTGATTGAGGTTAGGGACAGAATCGGATGTACGCTAGCTCTGGCAGGGTTCGCAGTGGATTACTTCCGAAAGGGTGAaagctaacatcatgaatggcagtgatgcttcattccCAGGTGAGTTCAATGCTTTTTacacacactttgaaagggaggatTAAACTACACCTGCCCAATTCCCTGTAGCATCTGGTGACCTgtaatctctgtcttggaggccaataTCAGAACATCTGTCAAAAGGGTGATCCCTTGCCAAGCATCAGACCCAGATGGTGAAActgtagggctctgaaaacctgagcCAACCAACTGCCAGGAacgttcaaggacatcttcaaaccaTCACTGCTGTAGTCGGaggctcccacctgcttcaaatggGCGACAACGTTTCAGtccccaagaagaacatggtgaaCTGCAATGACTATCACTCTGTGGCACTCATCGACTGTGATgacgtgctttgagaggttggccatgaCGAGAATCCACTCCTGTCTATGCAAGaagctggacccactgcaatttgtctatcgccacaataggtctacagtagatacaatctcactggctctccacttggccttgggtcacgtggacaatagtaatacttatgtcaggctgcAACTTatagactacagctcagtgttcaacaca
This genomic stretch from Mobula birostris isolate sMobBir1 chromosome 6, sMobBir1.hap1, whole genome shotgun sequence harbors:
- the LOC140199292 gene encoding C-X-C chemokine receptor type 2-like; amino-acid sequence: MAVLNYDLDDVDFGDMFDNYTYPEYVLTDQNSSPCHPVNFGNWVNLTLAVVYSLVCFLAVMGNLVVMIVILHNRRSTSSTDVYLLHLATADLLFAISLPFWAVDAMSGWVFDDAMCKVVSMLQEVNFYSGILFLACISVDRYLAIVHSAQSHRQKRPVLIKLVCAVVWVLAVLLSLPILYKGKFVYDGRVLCYELLEGESITTWKNTTRFLRHVIGFLIPLGVMVFCYSVTIRRLCQTKGFQKQKAMKVIIAVVLAFLICWLPHNITVFVDTLMRSKLIAETCDRRNHIDRALSVTRILGFLHCCINPILYGFIGLKFRRNLLNLLADKGLISQHAKAHYKRSVSTSSESGLVSSTI